A single genomic interval of Raphanus sativus cultivar WK10039 unplaced genomic scaffold, ASM80110v3 Scaffold1462, whole genome shotgun sequence harbors:
- the LOC108826679 gene encoding uncharacterized protein LOC108826679: MDINQQAHPDCVYSANPFHECASACLERIAQGHVIKKNTKKPGSKILSFSGSFGRKKKETHSQPLSPSRPYQNGGGGFGNANTPKVYRSVPPPVAAVKNKKVSDSDKSFSSSSSTDPDDFFKHKPETKLSQILPLSPKPGKQEHNMNKTEADRETTLYNLLSSPIQHEKESSDDYYDDDDDNEIGVELDLESVMSDTFVSVGKYRVRSGSSPILTGIIEKHGDIAQDCKLESDSMRSRYLECLCSLMQELRSTPVGQLTKLKVKEMLAVLKDLESVNIEVAWLRSVLEEFARFQEDAETEKERQEGLVKAKREELEAQEAELVRLEEEVAKARLGIMETRAVMVEMERERSRMEKMGFKIEKFKGKTFIDELL, from the exons ATGGATATCAATCAACAAGCTCATCCGGATTGCGTATATTCGGCTAATCCTTTCCATGAATGTGCTTCAGCTTGTTTAGAGAGAATTGCTCAAGGCcatgtgatcaagaagaacaCTAAGAAGCCAG GTTCAAAGATTCTTAGCTTCTCAGGAAGTTTCGGTAGGAAAAAGAAGGAAACGCATTCACAACCGCTTTCACCGTCAAGGCCTTATCAAAACGGTGGAGGCGGTTTTGGAAACGCTAATACACCAAAGGTTTATCGTTCAGTACCTCCACCTGTTGCTGCTGTCAAGAACAAGAAAGTTTCTGATTCGGATAagtctttctcctcttcttcatcgACTGATCCGGACGACTTCTTTAAGCATAAACCGGAGACGAAACTCTCTCAAATCCTTCCTCTTTCACCTAAACCGGGAAAACAAGAACACAACATGAATAAGACTGAAGCGGACAGGGAAACTACACTATACAATCTCCTAAGCTCTCCAATACAGCATGAAAAAGAGAGCAGTGATGATtactatgatgatgatgatgacaatgAGATTGGAGTAGAGCTCGATCTTGAATCAGTAATGTCTGATACTTTTGTCTCTGTCGGAAAATACAGAGTGAGGTCCGGTTCGTCCCCAATTCTAACCGGTATCATCGAGAAACACGGAGACATTGCTCAAGACTGTAAGCTGGAGTCGGACTCAATGCGGTCCCGTTACCTAGAGTGTTTATGCTCATTAATGCAAGAGCTTAGGTCAACTCCTGTCGGGCAGTTGACTAAACTCAAAGTCAAAGAGATGCTTGCAGTTCTCAAAGACTTGGAGTCTGTGAACATCGAAGTGGCTTGGCTACGTTCGGTTCTTGAGGAGTTTGCACGGTTTCAAGAAGATGCAGAGACTGAGAAAGAGAGGCAAGAGGGTTTAGTGAAGGCTAAGAGAGAAGAGCTTGAAGCTCAAGAAGCGGAGTTGGTTCGGTTGGAGGAGGAAGTGGCTAAAGCGAGGTTGGGGATCATGGAGACACGGGCCGT